In the genome of Actinobacillus lignieresii, the window TTTAATATGAGAGATAATTCTCTTCTCAATTTAAATTGTTATCCAGCGTTTATTTCACAAGTCATTTTCATAATAATAGTCACTAATGATTGTTAATTAAAGAACATCTTATGCGTATTCCAAGAATCTATCATCCCGAATTATTAGCAAACCGAACCGATTGTATTTTAAGTGAAGATGCGACCAATCACGTCGGTCGAGTATTACGAATGACGGAAGGTGAGCAAATTATTTTATTTGACGGCTCAAACCATATTTTCCACGCCACATTACAAGCGGTCGGGAAAAAGCAAATTATTGCAAAAATTGATGGTAGCGAATTGGATAATCGTGAATCCAATTTACCGATTCACTTAGGGCAGGTGATTTCTCGCGGCGATCGGATGGAATTTACCATTCAAAAATCGGTTGAGCTAGGCGTAAAAACCATTACTCCGCTTTGGTCTGAACGTTGCGGGGTGAAACTGAACGATGAACGCCAAGACAAAAAACTACAGCAATGGCAAAAAATTGCGATTGCCGCTTGCGAACAATGCGGACGTAATGAGATTCCTGAAATTCGCCCGATTATGAAATTGACCGACTGGTGTAAAGAACAAGACGATATGCTGAAATTAAATCTGCATCCTCGTGCGAAATACACCATTCGCCAGTTACCGAATGTGCCTGAAGCTGGTGTACGTTTATTAATCGGCTCGGAAGGCGGCTTATCCGCTGAAGAAATCGCGATGACCGAAACCCAAGGCTTTACCGAAGTTTTACTCGGCAAACGAGTCTTGCGTACGGAAACCGCCTCACTCGCAGCGATTACTGCCCTACAGGTTTGTTTTGGAGATATTTAATGTTAGAAAATTTACAAGGCAAATTTTTAATTGCAACGCCGGAAATTGATGACGATTACTTTGATCGTACCGTGATTTATATCTGCGAACATAACAGTAACGGTGCGATGGGCTTAGTGATTAATACACCAACCGACTTATCCGTGTTGGAATTGATTACCCGTATGGATTTCCAAATGGCGAATCAGCGTAATTATCATAAAGATCAGATGGTCTTAAGCGGCGGGCCTGTCAGTCAGGATCGAGGCTTTATTATTCATACTAAAACCGAGCACGAATTTTTACATAGTTATCGTGTGACAGATAATATTTTTCTAACCACTTCCGGCGACGTATTAGATAGCCTAGGTAAACCGGAAGCACCGGAAAAATTTATTGTTTGTTTAGGTTGTGCGACGTGGAAACCGGAACAACTCGAACAAGAAATCGCACGTAATTACTGGCTGATTTCCGAAGCGAACGACAAAACCTTATTCGAAACCGGTTATTTAGAACGTTGGGTGGAAGCGAATGAAATGCTTGGTATTTCAGGTGTGTTAGCCCGTGCCGGTAGAGCCTAATGACAGCCTAAGCAGCGGTCAAAAATAGAAAATTTTTTGCAAAAGGATAATATGGCAAGAACAATTCTCGCATTTGATTTCGGTACTTACAGCATCGGTTGTGCGGTCGGACAAGATATTACCGGCACCGCACAGGGACTCCCCTCTTTTAAAGCGCAAGACGGGATTCCGAACTGGGATCAAATTGAAAAAGTGATCAAAGAATGGCAGCCGGAACGCTTAGTGGTCGGCTTACCGCTCAATATGGACGGCAGCGAACAACCACTCACCCAAAGAGCGAAAAAATTTGCGAATCGCTTAAACGGACGTTTTAATTTGCCGGTTGAGCTACAAGACGAACGCCTCACAACAGTATCAGCGAAAGCGGAAATTTTTGAACGAGGCGGTTACAAAGCCTTAAAGAAAGATAAAGTGGATTCGATTTCCGCCTGCTTAATTTTAGAAAGCTGGTTTGAAGCCCAATAAAAAAGAGTAAGACCGCTAATTTGAACAACGCAAAGAAGCGGTCTAATTTTTGGATTTTTTGCAAATCTAAGCCAAATGTTCCGTGCGGTTAAACTCAACTAATTCAGCCTTACCATTCTCAACGACCGCACGGTTAATTGCAGTGTTAATCACAAAACTGTGTTTAGTTTCATCACGACATTCCGACCAGTGTAAACCTCGTAATACCGCTGTGAGAACGGTTAATGTCATACCGTGTGCAACAATTAATACGTTTTCATTATCTTGGTGCAACTGAGCAATTTGATTAAACACTTTAATCACTCGGCTATAAAGATCTTCATAAGTTTCACCGCCATTAGTTTCCGCACGATATTCCGCCGGTGTTTTTTTCATCGTCCAATATTCATCAATTGAGTATAAATCGACCGATTTAGTGCCTTCCCAAAGCCCAAAATCAAACTCATTTAAACCGAAATGGTGAAAGTGCGGAATATTCTTTTCGTTATTTTCCGCCAAAATATAATTTGCTGTATCTTGCGCACGTTTTTGCATACTGGAATAAGCGGCGGAAAATTTAACCTCTTTTAACGCTCTCCCCGCTTTTTTTGCCCCTTCAATACCTTCTTCAACCAAAGGTGAATCACCTGAGCCTTGCAAACGCCCTTCTAAATTCCAAACGGTTTTCCCGTGGCGGACTAAATAAATGTTGAGTGCCATATTCAATTCCCTGTTAAAATAGACAAAATTTATCGGAGTATAGCAAAAAATGACTGAAAAATTGACTATTTGCTTCCAACATCACGACTTTGTTGTGATTGATAAACCCGTCGGGATGAGTGTGCACAAAGATGAGGAAGCGGTCGGATTAACCCAAAAACTCGCTGAACAATTACAAGTGGAACAAGTTTGGCTGGTACATCGCTTAGATAAAGTCACGTCCGGCTTATTGATTTTCGCCTTGAACAAACAAGCTGCCGTACACTTTTATCATCTATTTGAACAACATAAAATCGAAAAAACCTATTGGGCGTTGAGCGATCAAAAACCGAAAAAGAAACAAGGTAAAATTAGCGGTGATATGCAAAAAAGTCGTAACGGCGCGTGGAAATTGTGCCATAGCCAACAGAATCCTGCCGTGACTCAATTTGTTTCGCATTCTCTTGAGCCAAATTTACGCCATTTTATTTTGCAACCGAAAACCGGTAAAACACATCAATTAAGGGTAGCGATGAAAAGTTTAGGCAGCCCGATTTTAGGTGATCAACTCTATGCCGGCACAGAAGCGGATCGAGTTTACTTACACGCTTATCAACTAAAATTTGACTATCAAGGCGAATCTTTTTGTATCCAAAGCCCACCGACAAGCGGTCAACTTTGGACAAAGATTTGCAATGCTGAGCATATAAAAAACATTTAACGCTATAATTTTATACATTATAACTTATCAAACAGAGGATTTTATGAGCTTATTTGAAGCAAGTTTGATTATCTTATTACTGATTATTGCCAGTGCGATTATTTCATCTTCAGAAATTTCACTTGCCGGTGCAAGAAAACTGAAATTGCAAGCAATGATTAACGAGGGAGACCTCCGTGCCGAAAAAGTCTTAAAACTTCAAGAGCAGCCTGGACGTTTTATTACCGTGGTGCAAATCGGCTTAAATATGGTGGCAATTCTCGGCGGTGTGGTCGGCGAAAGTGCGATCAATCCTTACTTTAGTGAATTACTTTCCAAATATACGCAAGCGGAATGGGTTGATAGTGCCGCCTCTTGGATTGCCTTTATCATCGTTACCTCTGCATTCGTGCTCTTTGCAGACTTAATGCCGAAGCGACTGGCAATGACCTATCCGGAAAAAATTGCGGTGCGCACCATCGGCGTTATGATGTTTTGTATCGCCTTATTTAAACCGCTCGTACTATTTTTCGATTGGATCGCCAATACGTTATTTAAGTTTTTCCACGTTTCCACCGTCCGCCAAGACAATATGACCTCCGAAGATATTGTTGCGGTGGTTGATGCGGGAGCAAAAGCCGGCATTTTAAAAGCGCAAGAACATTACTTAATTGAAAATGTGTTTGAAATGCAAGAACGTCGTGTGACCTCAACCATGACCACGCGTGAGCATATCGTTTTTTTAAACCGCACGGACAATCGTGAAAAAGTATTGGAAACATTAGGCGAAGATCCCTATTCCAAAGTGCTGATTTGTGATGACGGACTAGATAAAATCTTAGGTTATATCGAAACCCACGATCTCCTGACACAGTACCTAAAAAACGATAACGTGTCGCTAACGGATGCGAAATTACTAAAAAAGTCGCTTTTTATTCCGGATACGCTCTCGCTGTACGAAGTTTTGGAGCTGTTTAAATCCGCCGGTGAAGATTTTGCGGTTATCGTAAACGAATACGCATTAGTAGTGGGGATTCTAACCCTCAATGACGTAATGAGTATTGTGATGGGCGAATTGGTTTCCACCGAAGAAGAACAAATTGTCCGCCGAGATGAAGATTCGTGGCTGATTGACGGTGCGACTCCGCTGGAAGACGTGATGAAAGCGTTAGAAATCGAAAGCTTCCCGAATGCGGAAAACTATGAAACCATCGGCGGTTTTATGATGTATATGTTACGCAAAATCCCGAAAAAAACCGATTTTGTTCTCTATGATCAGTATAAATTCGAAATTATTGATACCGAGAATTTTAAAATCGACCAATTAATGGTTTCTTTCCGTAAAGATATTTCGAATTAGCATAGAAAAAGCTCCGACTTAATCGGAGCTTTGTTCTTACCAACGGTGTCTATGATAACCGTAACCGACACCAATGCTTGGATAAATTACCGGTTCTCTTACCACCTGTCTGACGACTTTCGGACGCTTATCGCTTTGATTAAGCGGTTCGTCCGGCTCAATTTGTTGCGCCACACGTTGTTTTTGTTTTTCCGAAACGGTATTACCGCTCGCCACTCGTTGTTGATATTCGGCTACCGCCTGCATATCCATCGGAACCGTACTTTGTTGCTCGGGTGCGGAACAAGCTACCGTCACTAAAGATAACGCAAGTAACATTAATTTTTTCATTATTTTTTCCTCTTTGTAAAAATAAGCGAAAATTAGACCGCCTGTATATCTTTTTTATCCCTACGCTTACGCATTTTTTCTAATATTATACGCATAAAATAAGGCATTTTCTTGATTGGTTTAATGATAATTTCGTCCGCTAACGGCTGCTGTTCTAACATTAAATACATATTTAATACCGTATAGACATCAACATCGTGTTGATTCTTAAAGAAATTCATCAATCGATACTTTTCTATCTTGATCCGTAACGAATTTGCAATATTTTGGTATTTTTCGACCGCTTGCAAAGCGATATTCACATTACTCATCACAATCAATATCGGCACTTGCGGATGATTTTTTGCAAATTCCCAAGCCGACGCTAATTTCTGCTTCGCCAATATTTTAGCGAATCGGAATCTTTCTTTCGTCCAAATAT includes:
- the rsmE gene encoding 16S rRNA (uracil(1498)-N(3))-methyltransferase; this translates as MRIPRIYHPELLANRTDCILSEDATNHVGRVLRMTEGEQIILFDGSNHIFHATLQAVGKKQIIAKIDGSELDNRESNLPIHLGQVISRGDRMEFTIQKSVELGVKTITPLWSERCGVKLNDERQDKKLQQWQKIAIAACEQCGRNEIPEIRPIMKLTDWCKEQDDMLKLNLHPRAKYTIRQLPNVPEAGVRLLIGSEGGLSAEEIAMTETQGFTEVLLGKRVLRTETASLAAITALQVCFGDI
- a CDS encoding YqgE/AlgH family protein, coding for MLENLQGKFLIATPEIDDDYFDRTVIYICEHNSNGAMGLVINTPTDLSVLELITRMDFQMANQRNYHKDQMVLSGGPVSQDRGFIIHTKTEHEFLHSYRVTDNIFLTTSGDVLDSLGKPEAPEKFIVCLGCATWKPEQLEQEIARNYWLISEANDKTLFETGYLERWVEANEMLGISGVLARAGRA
- the ruvX gene encoding Holliday junction resolvase RuvX is translated as MARTILAFDFGTYSIGCAVGQDITGTAQGLPSFKAQDGIPNWDQIEKVIKEWQPERLVVGLPLNMDGSEQPLTQRAKKFANRLNGRFNLPVELQDERLTTVSAKAEIFERGGYKALKKDKVDSISACLILESWFEAQ
- a CDS encoding histidine phosphatase family protein encodes the protein MALNIYLVRHGKTVWNLEGRLQGSGDSPLVEEGIEGAKKAGRALKEVKFSAAYSSMQKRAQDTANYILAENNEKNIPHFHHFGLNEFDFGLWEGTKSVDLYSIDEYWTMKKTPAEYRAETNGGETYEDLYSRVIKVFNQIAQLHQDNENVLIVAHGMTLTVLTAVLRGLHWSECRDETKHSFVINTAINRAVVENGKAELVEFNRTEHLA
- a CDS encoding TIGR01621 family pseudouridine synthase, with product MTEKLTICFQHHDFVVIDKPVGMSVHKDEEAVGLTQKLAEQLQVEQVWLVHRLDKVTSGLLIFALNKQAAVHFYHLFEQHKIEKTYWALSDQKPKKKQGKISGDMQKSRNGAWKLCHSQQNPAVTQFVSHSLEPNLRHFILQPKTGKTHQLRVAMKSLGSPILGDQLYAGTEADRVYLHAYQLKFDYQGESFCIQSPPTSGQLWTKICNAEHIKNI
- a CDS encoding hemolysin family protein; this encodes MSLFEASLIILLLIIASAIISSSEISLAGARKLKLQAMINEGDLRAEKVLKLQEQPGRFITVVQIGLNMVAILGGVVGESAINPYFSELLSKYTQAEWVDSAASWIAFIIVTSAFVLFADLMPKRLAMTYPEKIAVRTIGVMMFCIALFKPLVLFFDWIANTLFKFFHVSTVRQDNMTSEDIVAVVDAGAKAGILKAQEHYLIENVFEMQERRVTSTMTTREHIVFLNRTDNREKVLETLGEDPYSKVLICDDGLDKILGYIETHDLLTQYLKNDNVSLTDAKLLKKSLFIPDTLSLYEVLELFKSAGEDFAVIVNEYALVVGILTLNDVMSIVMGELVSTEEEQIVRRDEDSWLIDGATPLEDVMKALEIESFPNAENYETIGGFMMYMLRKIPKKTDFVLYDQYKFEIIDTENFKIDQLMVSFRKDISN
- a CDS encoding recombinase RecA, yielding MRKLIIIRGHSGSGKSTFAKQKIAEFEQHFPSGKVFHIEHDQFLYENGEYIWTKERFRFAKILAKQKLASAWEFAKNHPQVPILIVMSNVNIALQAVEKYQNIANSLRIKIEKYRLMNFFKNQHDVDVYTVLNMYLMLEQQPLADEIIIKPIKKMPYFMRIILEKMRKRRDKKDIQAV